A stretch of the Paenibacillus dendritiformis genome encodes the following:
- a CDS encoding FixH family protein has product MMKKAMLALSLCMMLIFAAGCGNGSSNGGEHASHNGSIDHSGHAEHGQDGAIPDLIKVDLQVPAEVKVNEPVTITARVTQNDQAVDDADTVEFEYWLEGEEQHERAAGSFTQDGTYQFEHTFDKAGTYNVISHVTARDMHSMPKKQFEVK; this is encoded by the coding sequence ATGATGAAGAAGGCAATGTTGGCGCTGTCGCTTTGCATGATGCTTATTTTCGCTGCAGGCTGCGGCAATGGCAGCAGCAATGGCGGCGAGCATGCGAGCCACAATGGCTCCATTGATCACAGCGGGCACGCAGAGCACGGACAAGATGGGGCGATCCCAGACCTGATTAAAGTAGACCTGCAGGTTCCTGCGGAAGTGAAAGTAAATGAGCCTGTCACGATAACCGCGCGTGTTACGCAGAACGACCAAGCGGTGGATGATGCGGATACCGTGGAGTTCGAGTATTGGCTGGAAGGGGAAGAACAGCACGAGCGCGCCGCGGGCTCCTTCACCCAGGATGGTACATATCAATTCGAGCATACGTTTGACAAAGCGGGCACTTACAATGTGATCTCCCATGTAACGGCACGCGATATGCATTCGATGCCGAAGAAGCAATTCGAAGTGAAATGA
- a CDS encoding HAD family hydrolase — protein MAIRAVLFDLDDTLLWDERCVEEAFSAVCQYAHSKAGVDAEQLETEVRNAARALYESYETYAFTTNIGINPFEALWGRFTGGEHEQFRYLQQLAPSYRTASWTTGLRHSGCEDESLGAELAERFMSERRARSYVYEETYDILRTLKPHYQLLLLTNGAPDLQQEKLDGIPDIIPFFDHIVISGDHPEGKPAPSLFRHAMSLLAIGPHEGLMVGDKLTTDILGAQNVGMHHAWLNRKGVTLTGKIRPEHQITNLMELTNVIEAINQAALK, from the coding sequence ATGGCCATTCGTGCCGTATTATTCGATCTTGATGATACGCTGCTGTGGGATGAGCGGTGTGTGGAAGAAGCCTTTTCCGCCGTGTGCCAATACGCACACTCGAAAGCGGGGGTTGATGCGGAACAATTGGAGACGGAAGTGCGAAACGCGGCAAGAGCTTTATATGAAAGCTATGAAACCTACGCCTTCACGACCAACATTGGCATCAATCCGTTCGAGGCATTGTGGGGCCGCTTTACCGGGGGAGAACATGAGCAATTCCGTTACCTCCAGCAGTTGGCGCCATCTTACCGCACTGCCTCCTGGACGACCGGTCTTCGCCATTCGGGTTGCGAGGATGAGTCGTTGGGAGCAGAGCTGGCGGAGCGATTCATGAGCGAACGGCGGGCGCGTTCTTACGTTTATGAAGAGACTTACGATATTTTGCGAACGTTGAAGCCTCATTATCAGCTGCTCCTTTTGACGAACGGGGCGCCGGATTTGCAGCAGGAGAAGCTTGATGGCATCCCGGATATCATTCCGTTCTTCGATCATATCGTCATCTCCGGCGATCATCCGGAAGGGAAGCCTGCGCCAAGCCTGTTCCGCCATGCTATGTCCTTGTTGGCTATCGGCCCTCATGAAGGACTGATGGTTGGAGACAAGCTGACTACTGATATATTAGGGGCCCAGAATGTCGGGATGCATCACGCCTGGCTCAATCGCAAGGGCGTGACATTGACCGGCAAGATCAGGCCTGAACACCAAATAACCAACTTGATGGAATTGACCAACGTGATTGAAGCGATAAATCAAGCGGCGCTCAAATAA
- a CDS encoding methyltransferase codes for MSRSWERQVRRNSAQLNKQRKKQGKPGIASHTVAFDEFKGRNFILPLILTGFTIIYALLGSVGTSLPSPTLYWVTVICYLALALMLFLRRPFLRVAKDELSTTKWNRLRTLKVEDIKKITYQPGFIVIEKNGKGSNWVFSRMMNRYDIEAMNARLQQFAAQNRIAYEENSKEDKNGKANETDQSDKVVFVKPKK; via the coding sequence ATGTCGCGTAGTTGGGAACGCCAAGTACGGCGCAACAGCGCTCAGTTGAACAAACAACGCAAAAAGCAGGGCAAGCCGGGGATCGCTTCCCATACGGTTGCGTTCGATGAATTCAAGGGCCGGAATTTTATTCTTCCTTTGATATTGACCGGGTTTACGATCATTTATGCGCTGCTTGGCAGTGTCGGTACGAGTCTGCCGTCCCCGACGCTGTACTGGGTAACTGTTATTTGTTATTTGGCATTGGCATTGATGCTGTTTTTGCGCCGGCCTTTTTTGCGGGTCGCGAAAGACGAACTAAGCACGACAAAATGGAATCGGCTGCGTACGCTCAAAGTGGAAGATATCAAAAAAATAACGTACCAGCCAGGCTTTATCGTTATTGAAAAGAACGGCAAAGGCTCGAACTGGGTATTCTCCCGCATGATGAACCGCTATGACATCGAAGCGATGAATGCGCGGCTGCAGCAGTTCGCCGCTCAGAACCGGATAGCGTACGAAGAGAATTCAAAAGAAGACAAGAACGGCAAGGCCAACGAGACGGATCAGTCGGACAAGGTTGTCTTCGTGAAGCCGAAGAAGTAG
- a CDS encoding DUF896 domain-containing protein yields MNMDKLIARINELARKHKSAGLNSEELAERAALREQYLELFRQQVRNKLDSIRYVEDEEGEQNNQSGNIVH; encoded by the coding sequence ATGAATATGGATAAATTAATCGCTCGCATCAATGAACTGGCCCGCAAGCATAAGAGCGCAGGGCTGAACTCGGAGGAACTTGCAGAACGGGCCGCGCTAAGAGAGCAGTACCTTGAATTGTTCCGTCAGCAGGTCCGCAACAAGTTGGACAGCATTCGCTATGTCGAAGACGAAGAAGGCGAACAGAACAATCAATCGGGAAACATCGTTCATTAG
- a CDS encoding LysM peptidoglycan-binding domain-containing protein → MSEMVYSPRRSYAYRTEARSTLRQPVKPKPYNRRKLIRAVLLSGLLFLLCAGIVQAWGDDDAVSGQPSVSTERVLVQPGDSLWEIATEYKPNGMDTREYIYKIIQLNDLRGHTLQSGIVLVVPILS, encoded by the coding sequence ATGAGTGAAATGGTATATAGCCCGAGACGGAGTTACGCATATCGAACGGAAGCAAGATCAACGCTGCGTCAGCCTGTAAAGCCAAAGCCTTATAATAGAAGAAAATTGATTCGGGCGGTACTGCTCTCCGGCCTGCTGTTCCTTTTGTGCGCGGGAATCGTACAAGCATGGGGGGATGACGACGCAGTATCCGGGCAGCCTTCTGTAAGTACGGAGCGAGTGCTTGTTCAGCCTGGGGATAGCCTGTGGGAAATCGCGACGGAATACAAACCGAACGGGATGGATACCCGGGAGTACATATACAAGATCATTCAGTTGAATGACTTAAGGGGACATACGCTGCAATCCGGCATCGTCCTTGTCGTGCCGATACTTTCTTGA
- the lexA gene encoding transcriptional repressor LexA, whose translation MSKISSRQQAILDFIRDEVRTKGYPPSVREIGEAVGLASSSTVHGHLDRLEKKGFIRRDPTKPRAIELLSEQSDRHSEFSHAVARVPVIGKVTAGEPITATENIEDYFPLPVHMVGDDENIFMLSVVGDSMIEAGIHNGDYVIVRQQQTANNGDIVVAMTEENEATVKTFYKERDHIRLQPENPTFEPIRLKHVTILGKVIGLFRDFH comes from the coding sequence TTGTCTAAAATATCAAGTCGACAACAAGCGATCCTTGATTTTATACGCGATGAAGTCCGCACCAAGGGCTATCCTCCTTCCGTAAGAGAGATCGGGGAAGCTGTCGGCCTCGCATCGAGTTCCACGGTGCACGGTCATCTCGATCGGCTGGAGAAGAAAGGCTTTATCCGCCGGGACCCGACGAAGCCAAGAGCGATCGAACTGCTAAGCGAACAGTCGGATCGCCATTCAGAGTTCAGCCATGCCGTAGCACGCGTTCCCGTCATCGGGAAGGTAACGGCCGGCGAGCCGATTACGGCGACCGAGAACATCGAAGATTATTTTCCTCTCCCGGTGCATATGGTGGGAGACGACGAGAACATCTTCATGCTATCCGTTGTCGGCGACAGCATGATTGAAGCCGGTATACATAACGGAGACTATGTTATCGTCCGCCAGCAGCAGACCGCGAACAACGGCGATATCGTCGTGGCCATGACCGAGGAGAACGAGGCAACGGTGAAGACCTTCTACAAGGAACGCGATCATATCCGGCTTCAGCCGGAGAATCCAACTTTTGAGCCGATCCGGTTGAAGCATGTGACGATCCTGGGCAAAGTGATTGGATTGTTCCGTGATTTTCATTAA
- a CDS encoding SDR family oxidoreductase has protein sequence MTSHQQMKQTLPAQHQNRQPGLETDMNPRPQFECHSYSAAGKLKNKVALITGGDSGIGRSVAVAFAKEGADIAIVYLNEHDDAKEAKRHVEETGRRCLLIDGDIGEESFCERAVEQTVKELGKLDILVNNAGEQHPQGRIEDITDAQLQRTFKTNIFAMFYLTKAAMSQLKRHTGVIINTASVTAYRGSANLLDYSATKGAIVAFTRSLSANLAPDGIRVNGVAPGPIWTPLIPSTFDANQVSQFGGDTPMQRPGQPQELAPSYVYLASADSSYVTGQILHVNGGEIING, from the coding sequence ATGACATCCCATCAGCAGATGAAGCAGACCCTGCCCGCCCAGCATCAGAACCGCCAACCAGGCCTCGAGACGGACATGAATCCGCGTCCGCAATTCGAATGCCATTCCTATTCCGCTGCGGGCAAGCTGAAGAACAAGGTTGCGCTGATTACCGGCGGCGACAGCGGCATTGGCCGCTCGGTCGCCGTGGCGTTCGCCAAGGAAGGCGCCGACATCGCCATCGTGTATTTGAATGAGCATGACGATGCCAAGGAAGCGAAGCGGCATGTCGAGGAGACAGGACGCCGCTGCCTGCTTATCGACGGTGACATCGGAGAAGAATCGTTCTGCGAGCGAGCGGTGGAACAGACTGTGAAGGAGCTCGGGAAGCTGGACATATTAGTCAATAATGCCGGTGAGCAGCATCCGCAGGGGCGCATAGAAGACATTACAGACGCACAGCTTCAACGTACATTCAAGACCAACATATTTGCGATGTTCTATCTGACGAAGGCGGCAATGTCCCAATTGAAACGGCATACTGGCGTTATCATTAACACCGCCTCCGTCACCGCGTATCGGGGAAGCGCAAATTTGTTGGATTATTCCGCCACCAAGGGCGCGATAGTCGCCTTCACCCGCTCCTTGTCAGCGAATCTGGCACCGGACGGCATCCGGGTGAACGGCGTGGCGCCCGGCCCGATCTGGACGCCGCTCATTCCGTCCACATTCGATGCGAATCAGGTCAGTCAATTCGGCGGGGACACGCCGATGCAGCGACCTGGACAGCCTCAAGAGCTCGCTCCCAGCTACGTGTATCTAGCCAGCGCGGATTCCTCTTACGTCACCGGACAGATCCTGCATGTCAACGGCGGCGAAATCATTAATGGCTGA
- a CDS encoding sporulation protein YjcZ — protein sequence MSGVTCGVGGLWTSTGVILVLFILLVIVSRAFIY from the coding sequence ATGAGTGGAGTTACTTGTGGCGTTGGAGGGCTCTGGACCTCGACAGGCGTAATTTTGGTGTTGTTTATTCTGCTTGTCATCGTTTCCCGCGCATTTATTTATTAA
- a CDS encoding transposase encodes MYKFVPSTSTFDFLDLHENLFYPISFRVVRFVLPHGAYETVITNHSAADFPPVEIKSMYNRRWGIETSFRALKYTVRLTNFHAKRRESITQEIFARMIMYNFAEMRTSHVVISQMDKRHPYQVNFTVAVHVCTAR; translated from the coding sequence ATGTACAAGTTCGTTCCTTCCACGTCAACCTTTGATTTTTTGGATTTGCATGAGAACTTGTTTTACCCGATTTCCTTTCGGGTGGTTCGTTTCGTCCTGCCTCATGGCGCTTATGAGACCGTCATTACGAATCATTCTGCCGCTGATTTCCCACCCGTTGAAATCAAGTCTATGTATAACAGGCGATGGGGCATTGAAACCTCTTTCCGGGCATTAAAGTATACTGTCCGTCTGACGAATTTTCACGCAAAGAGACGAGAGTCCATCACCCAAGAGATTTTCGCAAGAATGATCATGTACAATTTCGCTGAAATGAGGACCTCGCACGTCGTCATTTCCCAAATGGATAAACGGCACCCATACCAAGTCAACTTCACGGTTGCCGTCCACGTTTGTACGGCACGATGA
- a CDS encoding transposase — MNAAYDLCNRLYVDALVQPRRLCNEGRALAAMVDRSPIKGKTIVIADRGYESYNNFAHLERKGWNYVIRVKDLDSNGILSGLRLPSSGKFDRDV, encoded by the coding sequence TTGAACGCTGCCTATGACTTGTGCAACAGACTGTACGTGGATGCCCTTGTTCAACCACGAAGGTTGTGCAACGAGGGAAGGGCGCTGGCTGCGATGGTCGACCGTTCTCCCATCAAGGGCAAAACCATTGTGATTGCCGATAGAGGTTATGAAAGTTACAACAATTTCGCGCATCTGGAGCGCAAAGGGTGGAACTATGTTATACGGGTAAAGGATTTGGATTCCAATGGTATTCTTTCGGGCTTGCGTTTGCCCTCTAGCGGAAAGTTTGATAGGGATGTTTAA
- a CDS encoding O-methyltransferase, giving the protein MKHINSYIDSVFSSQDDLLEEVISSIRENGMPSISVSPSSGKLLTMLVSISGAKNVLEIGALGGYSGICLARGFDGEGKLTSLELEESYAKLACNNLAKAGFGNQVTYFTGPALQSLEKLVAENKRFDFFFIDADKENYDPYLNYCIQLAEPGAVIVADNVLAGGSVADQDALPKRYTELMKKFNETVAHHPQLDSLLIPLGDGLTVAKVRK; this is encoded by the coding sequence ATGAAACACATAAACAGTTATATCGATTCCGTATTTTCTAGCCAAGATGATCTTTTGGAAGAAGTTATTTCATCAATACGGGAAAACGGAATGCCTTCTATTTCGGTATCTCCTTCCTCCGGAAAACTCCTAACGATGCTTGTTTCTATTTCAGGGGCTAAAAATGTGCTGGAAATAGGGGCTTTGGGCGGCTATAGCGGAATTTGTCTAGCGCGAGGCTTCGATGGAGAAGGAAAATTAACTTCTCTTGAATTAGAGGAGAGTTACGCAAAATTAGCCTGCAATAATCTTGCTAAAGCAGGCTTTGGCAATCAAGTCACCTATTTTACCGGACCCGCTTTGCAAAGTCTTGAAAAATTAGTTGCCGAGAATAAAAGGTTTGACTTTTTCTTTATTGATGCTGACAAGGAAAATTATGATCCTTACTTGAACTATTGCATTCAACTCGCTGAACCCGGCGCTGTAATCGTGGCTGATAATGTTCTGGCAGGCGGCAGTGTAGCGGATCAGGACGCGCTTCCGAAGCGTTATACTGAATTAATGAAGAAATTCAATGAAACCGTAGCCCATCATCCTCAATTAGATTCGCTGCTCATTCCGCTAGGCGATGGACTGACCGTCGCAAAAGTAAGGAAATAA
- the glnA gene encoding type I glutamate--ammonia ligase, producing MGYTREDIVRIAEEQNVRFIRLQFTDLLGTIKNVEIPVSQLNKALDNKMMFDGSSIEGYVRIEESDMYLVPDLDTWVVFPWVTEDRVARLICDVYTTDGVPFAGCPRGILKRALKEAEEMGYTAMNVGPEPEFFLFKTDEKGNPTMELNDQGGYFDLAPTDLGENCRREIVLKLEEMGFEIEASHHEVAPGQHEIDFKYADAIKAADQIQTFKLVVKTIARQHGLHATFMAKPLFGVNGSGMHCNISLFQGKENAFYDEKDKLGLSDDARRFMAGVLKHARGFAAITNPTVNSYKRLVPGYEAPCYVAWSASNRSPMVRIPASRGLSTRVEVRNPDPSANPYLALAAILKAGLDGIKKKSALPSPTDRNIYVMTDEEREAEGIPSLPSSLKEALEALLRDETICDALGEHALQHFMELKEIEWDMYRTQVHQWERDQYMTLY from the coding sequence GTGGGTTACACCAGAGAAGACATTGTACGCATTGCGGAAGAACAAAATGTACGATTTATCCGGCTTCAATTTACGGATTTGCTGGGGACCATCAAGAATGTGGAGATCCCGGTAAGCCAATTGAATAAGGCGCTGGACAACAAAATGATGTTTGACGGCTCTTCTATCGAAGGTTATGTGCGGATTGAAGAATCAGATATGTATCTGGTGCCTGATCTGGATACTTGGGTGGTATTCCCATGGGTAACGGAAGATCGTGTAGCTCGGTTGATTTGTGACGTATATACAACTGATGGAGTTCCGTTCGCCGGATGTCCGCGCGGCATTTTGAAGCGGGCGCTGAAGGAAGCGGAAGAAATGGGCTATACGGCGATGAATGTCGGACCGGAGCCGGAGTTCTTCCTGTTCAAGACGGATGAGAAGGGCAACCCGACGATGGAGCTGAACGACCAGGGCGGATATTTCGACCTGGCCCCGACGGATCTCGGGGAGAACTGCCGCCGCGAGATCGTTTTGAAGCTGGAGGAAATGGGCTTTGAAATCGAAGCTTCCCACCATGAAGTGGCGCCGGGACAGCATGAGATTGATTTCAAGTACGCGGACGCCATCAAGGCGGCCGACCAGATTCAGACCTTCAAGCTCGTCGTGAAGACCATCGCGCGCCAGCATGGCCTGCACGCCACTTTCATGGCGAAGCCGCTGTTCGGCGTGAACGGTTCCGGCATGCACTGCAACATCTCCCTGTTCCAAGGCAAGGAGAATGCGTTCTATGACGAGAAGGATAAGCTGGGCCTGAGCGACGATGCGCGCCGCTTCATGGCCGGGGTCCTGAAGCATGCCCGCGGCTTCGCGGCCATTACGAATCCGACGGTCAACTCCTACAAGCGGCTCGTTCCGGGATACGAGGCTCCATGCTACGTCGCTTGGTCCGCGAGCAACCGCAGCCCGATGGTCCGCATTCCGGCATCCCGCGGTCTCAGCACGCGCGTCGAGGTCCGCAACCCGGATCCGTCTGCGAACCCGTATTTGGCGTTGGCCGCCATTCTGAAAGCGGGTTTGGACGGCATCAAGAAAAAATCCGCTCTGCCTTCGCCGACCGACCGGAACATCTACGTGATGACGGACGAAGAGCGCGAAGCGGAAGGCATCCCGAGCTTGCCATCCAGCCTCAAGGAAGCGCTGGAGGCTTTGCTCCGCGACGAGACCATTTGCGATGCGCTCGGCGAGCATGCGCTGCAGCACTTCATGGAGTTGAAGGAAATCGAGTGGGATATGTATCGAACACAGGTTCATCAGTGGGAACGCGATCAATATATGACCTTGTATTAA
- a CDS encoding MerR family transcriptional regulator, which yields MGDEIRRNMALFPIGIVMKLTDLTARQIRYYEQHELIMPARTSGNQRLFSFNDVERLLEIKALIEKGVNIAGIKQVLQPVSKESEEATVLSDDSESKCKELSETQLHRMLKQQLISGNRPGQVSLIQGELSRFFTK from the coding sequence GTGGGGGATGAAATTCGCAGAAATATGGCTTTGTTTCCAATCGGCATCGTAATGAAGCTGACGGATTTGACCGCAAGGCAGATTCGTTATTACGAGCAGCATGAATTGATTATGCCTGCACGCACGTCCGGCAACCAGCGTCTCTTTTCGTTCAATGACGTGGAGCGGCTGTTGGAGATTAAGGCGCTTATTGAGAAGGGCGTGAACATCGCCGGGATCAAGCAAGTGCTGCAACCGGTCTCCAAGGAATCCGAGGAGGCGACCGTGCTAAGCGATGATTCGGAAAGCAAATGCAAGGAACTGTCGGAGACTCAACTGCATCGAATGCTGAAGCAGCAGCTCATTTCCGGAAACAGACCAGGCCAAGTGTCATTGATTCAAGGTGAACTGTCTCGGTTCTTTACCAAGTGA